TTGGGCTGGGGACGAACCGCTTCCTTAGGGGCGCAGGCGGCTAGCAGCAGCGGCAGGGCTGCCGCGAGGAGGCGAATGGAAAGCTTCATGGATTGAGGCGCTTGAGGGTGTTGTGAAGGTTGATGCTTTGCGGATCCATCTTACGGACTTCGTCGAAGACACGGCGCGCATCTTCCTGGCGCCCCTGCTTCCACAGCACCTCGCCCAGATGCACGCCGACATCGGCGTCCTTGTGCGCCGTCCAGGCACCGCGCAGGGTCGTTTCCGCCTGATCCAGGTGACCCAGCCGGTACTGCAGCCAGCCCCAGGAGTCGAGGATGGCCGGGTCATCCGGGCGCGCCGCGCGTGCCTGTTCGATCAGGCGCTGGGCCTCGGGCAGGTCGCGATTGGCATCGGCCAGCGTGTAGCCCAGCGCATTGGAGGCGTCGGTATCGTCCGGCTTGAGCTGCAGCAGGCGACGCAGGTCGGTCACGGCCTGGTCGGTCTGGCCGGCTTCGGCGTAGGCCAGGCCACGGCCGTACAGCAGGGCCGGATCGTCCGGGTTCACCTGCAGGGCGCGGCTGAAGGCGCGCTCAGCCTGCAGGTACTGCTGCTCATCCATGTACAGCTCGGCGTCCACCTCATAGGCACGACGGAGCATGGCCGGCTGGTCGAGGTAATCGGTCTGCATCTGCGCCAGCTGTTCGTGTGCCTCGGCGCTGCGGCCAAGGTCCTCCAGCAGGATCGCGCTGCGCAGGTCGGCGTCGAAGGCATGGTCGTCATCGTCGGCAACCTGGTCGTACCACTTCAGCGCGTCTTCCTTCTTGTCCAGCATCTCCGCCAGCTGTCCCAGCAGATAGGCGCTGCCCTGGCGCACGTCTTCCGGGGCGCGCTGGAGCTGGGTGTAAAGACGATTGATCGTCTTGGTGTCCTTGGCGCGGGCGGCCAGCGCGGCGCGCATGGCGTAGGTGTCCGCATCCTGCGGGCCGTTGTCGAGCAGCTTCGCGGCTGCCGTGTAGTCACCGCCCTGCCCCAGCAAGGTGGCGTAGGCAAGACGCAGGTGCGTGTCCTTGGGGTCCTTGGCCATCGCCTTGTCGAACAAGGCCTTGGCGCCGGTCCGGTCGCCATCGCGGTACTTCATCTGGCCCAGCCAGGCGTAGGTTTCCGCCGTGCCGAAGCGCTTCACCGCCGCCTCGGCGATCTGCAGCGCGTAGGCATGACGCCCCAGCTTGTCGCCCAGTTCGCTCATGGCCAGCCAGGCCTGGGGGTCGGCAGGCAGGCGCTGCGGGGTGGCAATGGCTTCCAGCAACGCCGACGCCTGGGCGGCGTCGCGGCTGCCAACCAGCACCCGGCCGAACTGGCGCCAGGCATCCGGATCACCCGTACCCACCAGTATCTCGAGCTGGCGGCGGGCCTCTTCGGTATTGCCCTGGCTCAGGGCCAGCTGGGCGCGGGCCTGGGCCAGCGGTGCCGGCTTGGCGCCCAGCGCCTGCCAGCGGGCGATGGCCGCCTGGGCAGCGGCGGTATCGCGCACCGCAATGGCCAGCGCCGCTGCCTGCTCGGCCACCTTGGGGTCGGGCGACAGCTGGGCCGCCCGGCTGTAGGCCTGGGACGCCGCCTTGAGATCGGTGCGGGTGAGCGCCATCTCGCCTGCAAGCAGCTGGGCGATCAGGTCGTGTTCCTGATCGGGAACCGCCACCACCAACCGGCCCAGCGGCTGCTTGTCGGTGGCCGACGAGCGTCCCGACTGCCCCGGCGCGGTGGCGCATGCCGCCAGTGCCAACGCCACCAGGCTGCCGGTCGCAAAATGCCGCAGTTGCTTGAACTTGGACCACCTGCTCAGCACACTATTCTCCGCTCATCCGTCCGTGACACGGCCGTATCCACACTGTAGAACGGTCGTTGCTACCCTCTAGTTTACGCTGCCGGATGCCCTTGGCCCCGCCTTGCCCTGAACCATGAAGCTGATTGCCTTAGGGCTCAACCACCTCACCGCGCCGGTCAACCTGCGCGAACAAGTGGCATTCGATGCGGAGTCCATGGGGCCGGCGCTGCAGGCTCTTGCCCGCGAGCCTGGCGTGGAAGAGGCCATGATCCTCTCCACCTGCAACCGTACCGAACTTTACGTGAGCGTCTCGGCAGGAGCCGAAGGCGTTCCGCAGGCATGGCTGAGCCGACACCATCATCTGACTGCGACCCGGCTGGACGAGTTCCTTTACCGGCATGACGAAGATGCGGCCGTGCGTCACATGTTCCGCGTCGCCACGGGCCTGGATTCGATGGTGCTGGGCGAACCGCAGATCCTTGGCCAGGTGAAGGACGCCTACCAGCAGGCACGCGACGCCCAGGCGCTGCGCGCGCCCATGGAACGCCTGTTGCAACACACCTTCGCCGTGGCCAAGCGCGTGCGTACCGATACCCGCATCGGCGCGCACACCGTGTCGGTGGCCTTTACCGCCGTGCGCCTGGCCGAACAGGTGTTCGCCGACCTGCGCCAGGCCTGTGTGCTGCTGATCGGTGCCGGCGACACCATCGAACTGGCCGCGCGCCACCTGGTCGACAAGCAGGTGCGCCGGCTGATCGTGGCCAACCGCACGCTGGAGAATGCGCAGGACCTGGCCAGCCGTTGTGGCGGCTATGCCATCTCGCTCAACGACCTGCCGCAGCACCTGGCCGAGGCGGATATCGTCATCAGCTCCACCGCGGCACGCCAGCCCATCGTTACGCGGTCGATGGTCGAGAAGGCCATCGCGACACGCCGCCGCAAGCCGATGTTCATGGTGGACATTGCCGTGCCGCGCGACATCGAGCCGTCGGTGGGTGAACTTGACGACGTGTTCCTCTATGGCATCGACGACCTGCGCCAGGTCATCGACGACAACCGCCGCTCCCGCGAAGCGGCCGCACGCGAAGCGGACGCCATCATCGACCTGCAGGTCGAGCGTTACATGGCCTGGCGCCGCGCGCTGTCGGTGCGCAACCCGGCCGTCGACCTGCGCCAGCATGCGGAAATCTACCGCGACGAAGTGCTGGAAAAAGCCCGCGCCATGCTCGCGCGCGGCAAGTCGCCGGACGAGGCGCTGGCCTTCCTGGCCAACACCCTCACCAACAAACTGCTGCATCACCCCAGCGCGCGCCTGCGCGAAGCGGCGATGAGCGGCGACATGGATCTGCTGCACGCCGCAGGCCGCCTGTACGGCCTGGAGGAAAAGCCAGAAGTGAGTGAAGAGTAGTGAGGAGTTAGAGAAAGCCTCGCCAGGCTCGCCGCTCTATCTCACTACTCACTCTTCTTCACTCACTTCTCGACATGACGCCTTCCATACGCCGCAAGCTCGAATCCCTCGCCGAACGCCACGAAGAAATCGGTCTGCTGCTGGCCCAGCCGGATGTGCTTTCCGATACCAACCGCTTCCGTGAACTGTCGCGCGAGTACGCGCAGCTCGAGCCCGTGACGAACGCCTTGCGCGAACACGACCAGGCCGAGCGCGAGCTGACCGATACGCGCGCCATGCTGGACGATCCCGACCTGCGCGACATGGCCCAGGACGACATCGGCCGCCTTGAACAGCGCCTGGTGGAACTCGATGGCGAGCTGCAGATCCTGCTGCTGCCGAAGGACCCGCGCGACGAGGCCAACCTGTTCCTCGAAGTGCGCGCCGGCACCGGCGGCGACGAGGCAGCGATCTTCGCAGGCGACCTGTTCCGCATGTACACGCGCTACGCCGAGCGCCGTCGCTGGCACGTCGAACTTCTGAGCGAGAATCCCGGCGAACACGGCGGCTACAAGGAAGTGGTCGCGCGCATCGAGGGCAAGGGCGCGTATTCGCGGCTGAAGTTCGAATCGGGCACGCACCGCGTGCAGCGCGTGCCGGAAACCGAATCGCAGGGGCGCATCCACACCTCGGCCGCCACCGTGGCGATCCTTCCCGAAATGGATGAGATCGACGACATCGAGATCAGTCCCGCCGACATCCGGACCGATACGTTCCGCGCTTCGGGCGCGGGTGGTCAGCACGTCAACAAGACCGACTCGGCCATCCGCATCACTCACCTGCCCACCGGCATCGTGGTGGAGTGCCAGGACGAGCGCAGCCAGCACAAGAATCGCGCCCGCGCGATGAGCCTGCTGAAGGCGAGGCTGCTGGACGACGAACGCAGCAAGCAGGCTGCCGCGCAGGCGGAATCGCGCCGGCTGCAGGTGGGTTCGGGCGACCGCAGCCAGCGCATCCGCACCTACAATTTCCCGCAGGGTCGCATCACCGACCACCGCGTGAACCTCACGCTGTACCGCCTCCCGGAAGTGCTGCAGGGCGACCTGGATGAGCTGGTGGATACCCTCACCCGCGAAAACCAGGCCGATGAGCTGAAGGCGCTCACCGCCGGCTGAAGCCCGCCGGCCACCCGCGATGCCCGCGGCGGATTGGCAGCTGCGGCCGCCCTGCGTTAATTTGGCGGGATGACTGACCTCTTTACCCCCTCTTCCCAGGTACTCGCGCAGCAGATCGTCGAGAAGCTCGAGCGCGGTGCCTATCAGGACGCCGAACAGGCGGCTGCCGAAGCACGCGGCCACTATCCCGACCATGCCGAGCTGGCCCGCCTGCACGGCATTGCTCTGCTGCAACTGCAACGTCCCGACGATGCGGCCACGGCGCTCGAGGAAGCCTTCCGGCTGGCCCCGCAAAGCGTCGAGGTGCAGTGCAACCTCGGCAGCGCCTGGCTTGCCTGTGGCAAGGCCGACGACGCCATCGAGCATCTGCGCGCCGCGCTGCGCCAGTCGCCCGGCCACCCGGCCGTCCTGCTGACGCTGGGCAATGCGCTGATGGCGGCCGCCCGCTTCCAGCACGCCCGCGAGTCCTATGCCATGGCCACCCATGGCGCCCCGGCCCATCCTGGCCTGCGCCTC
The nucleotide sequence above comes from Dyella telluris. Encoded proteins:
- a CDS encoding tetratricopeptide repeat protein: MLSRWSKFKQLRHFATGSLVALALAACATAPGQSGRSSATDKQPLGRLVVAVPDQEHDLIAQLLAGEMALTRTDLKAASQAYSRAAQLSPDPKVAEQAAALAIAVRDTAAAQAAIARWQALGAKPAPLAQARAQLALSQGNTEEARRQLEILVGTGDPDAWRQFGRVLVGSRDAAQASALLEAIATPQRLPADPQAWLAMSELGDKLGRHAYALQIAEAAVKRFGTAETYAWLGQMKYRDGDRTGAKALFDKAMAKDPKDTHLRLAYATLLGQGGDYTAAAKLLDNGPQDADTYAMRAALAARAKDTKTINRLYTQLQRAPEDVRQGSAYLLGQLAEMLDKKEDALKWYDQVADDDDHAFDADLRSAILLEDLGRSAEAHEQLAQMQTDYLDQPAMLRRAYEVDAELYMDEQQYLQAERAFSRALQVNPDDPALLYGRGLAYAEAGQTDQAVTDLRRLLQLKPDDTDASNALGYTLADANRDLPEAQRLIEQARAARPDDPAILDSWGWLQYRLGHLDQAETTLRGAWTAHKDADVGVHLGEVLWKQGRQEDARRVFDEVRKMDPQSINLHNTLKRLNP
- the hemA gene encoding glutamyl-tRNA reductase; the protein is MKLIALGLNHLTAPVNLREQVAFDAESMGPALQALAREPGVEEAMILSTCNRTELYVSVSAGAEGVPQAWLSRHHHLTATRLDEFLYRHDEDAAVRHMFRVATGLDSMVLGEPQILGQVKDAYQQARDAQALRAPMERLLQHTFAVAKRVRTDTRIGAHTVSVAFTAVRLAEQVFADLRQACVLLIGAGDTIELAARHLVDKQVRRLIVANRTLENAQDLASRCGGYAISLNDLPQHLAEADIVISSTAARQPIVTRSMVEKAIATRRRKPMFMVDIAVPRDIEPSVGELDDVFLYGIDDLRQVIDDNRRSREAAAREADAIIDLQVERYMAWRRALSVRNPAVDLRQHAEIYRDEVLEKARAMLARGKSPDEALAFLANTLTNKLLHHPSARLREAAMSGDMDLLHAAGRLYGLEEKPEVSEE
- the prfA gene encoding peptide chain release factor 1; this encodes MTPSIRRKLESLAERHEEIGLLLAQPDVLSDTNRFRELSREYAQLEPVTNALREHDQAERELTDTRAMLDDPDLRDMAQDDIGRLEQRLVELDGELQILLLPKDPRDEANLFLEVRAGTGGDEAAIFAGDLFRMYTRYAERRRWHVELLSENPGEHGGYKEVVARIEGKGAYSRLKFESGTHRVQRVPETESQGRIHTSAATVAILPEMDEIDDIEISPADIRTDTFRASGAGGQHVNKTDSAIRITHLPTGIVVECQDERSQHKNRARAMSLLKARLLDDERSKQAAAQAESRRLQVGSGDRSQRIRTYNFPQGRITDHRVNLTLYRLPEVLQGDLDELVDTLTRENQADELKALTAG